One stretch of Ptiloglossa arizonensis isolate GNS036 chromosome 7, iyPtiAriz1_principal, whole genome shotgun sequence DNA includes these proteins:
- the Beta-spec gene encoding spectrin beta chain isoform X1, with product MTTDISVVRGVWDPTLQQEIVDEYEYDGGNSSSRLFERSRIKALAGERELVQKKTFQKWVNSHLVRCSCRIGDLYVDLRDGKMLIKLLEILSGERLPRPTKGKMRIHCLENVDKALQFLREQRVHLENMGSHDIVDGNPRLSLGLIWTIILRFQIQDITIEETDNQETKSAKDALLLWCQMKTAGYHNVNVRNFTTSWRDGLAFNAIIHKHRPDLIQFEKLSKSNAIYNLNNAFNVAEDKLGLTKLLDAEDIFVDHPDEKSIITYVVTYYHYFSKMKQETVQGKRIGKVVGIAMENDRMIHEYESLTSDLLEWIEGTIEALGDGRFVNSLVGVQSQLSQFSNYRTVEKPPKFVEKGNLEVLLFTLQSKMRANNQKPYTPKEGKMISDINKAWERLEKAEHERELTLREELIRQEKLEQLAARFDRKASMRETWLSENQRLVSQDNFGYDLAAVEAAAKKHEAIETDIFAYEERVQAVMAVSQELKAETYHDIKRINARKDNVLRLWNYLIELLHARRMRLELSLQLQQNFQEMLYILDSMEEIKIRLLTDDYGKHLMGVEDLLQKHSLVEADINVLGERVKAVVQQNQRFLELGEGYRPCGPMIIVERVRQLEDAYAELVRLAVERRARLEESRNLWQFYWDMADEENWIKEKEQIVSTGDIGHDLTTINLLLSKHKALENEIQSHEPQLMSVAAVGDELVRQQHFGSDRIQKRLQEFLGMWNHLLDLAAFRRKRLEEAVDYHQLFADADDIDIWMLDTLRLVSSEDVGRDEANVQSLLKKHKDVTDELKNYAATIDQLHQQASALGEQDVKSPEVLERLASIDSRYKELMELAKLRKQRLLDALSLYKLFSESDGVEQWIGEKNRMLETMVPAKDIEDVEIMKHRYNGFEKEMFANASRVAVVNQLARQLLHVEHPNSEQIVARQNELNQKWAELREKAENKRDELNSAHGVQTFHIECRETVSWIEDKKRILQQTDSLEMDLTGVMTLQRRLSGMERDLAAIQAKLDALETEAQNIQGQNLEDPEVIQERITQIHTIWEQLTQMLKERDAKLEEAGDLHRFLRDLDHFQAWLTKTQTDVASEDTPTTLADAEKLLTQHQNIKEEIDNYTDDYQKMMEYGERLTSEAGDGDTQYMFLRERLNALKMGWEELHQMWFNRQILLSNSLNLQVFDRDARQAEVLLSQQEHILAKDETPANFEQAEHMIKRHEAFMTTMDANDEKINSVVQFAGRLVDEGHFAADKVKKKAENINDRRRVNREKANQYMEKLKDQLQLQMFLQDCEELGEWVQEKHITAQDETYRSAKTVHSKWTRHQAFEAEIASNKDRLQQLQQAAEELIQQKPDLAEIIKPKVAELADQFEELETTTHDKGERLFDANREVLIHQTCDDIDSWMNELEKQIESTDTGSDLASVNILMQKQQMIETQMAVKARQVTELDKQAEHLQRTVPDDKMEEIKCKKEKVAQRFAQLKAPLIDRQRHLEKKKEAFQFRRDVEDEKLWIAEKMPQATSTEYGNSLFNVHMLKKKNQSLRTEIENHEPRINLVCNNGQKLIDEEHEDSSEFQKLISELTEKWKELKDAVDNRNKHLLQNEKAQQYFFDATEAESWMSEQELYMMVEDRGKDEISAQNLMKKHESLEHAVEDYAETIRQLGETARQLINDQHRLADQIAVKQSQVDKLYAGLKDLAGERRAKLDEALQLFMLNREVDDLEQWIAERELVAGSHELGQDYDHVTLLWERFKEFARDTEAIGSERVAAVNGIADSLIATGHSDAATIAEWKDGLNEVWQDLLELIETRTQMLQASRELHKFFHDCKDVLGRILEKQNAMSDELGRDAGSVSALQRKHANFIQDLSTLQSQVSQIQEESAKLQASYAGDKAREITNREGEVVASWNNLQSLCEERRTKLEDTGDLFRFFNMVRTLMIWMDDVVRQMNTSEKPRDVAGVELLMNNHQSLKAEIDAREDNLMACLNLGKDLLARNHYASTQIKEKLAALTDHRNALLHRWEERWENLQLILEVYQFARDAAVAEAWLIAQESYLMSQELGHTIDEVENLIKKHEAFEKSAAAQEERFSALHRLTTFELKELKRREQEREEEERRKKEEAAAAEAARLAKATPVTSPDEPPSERAEAEGVPSGERTTGEDESHVAHRKASTRTPQPQDKPKEVHAQKPARLSMRGEATPPATPSSAKSAQGLSSPTTPKGGSGSESGTLRRKERSRSKSPFRSFRWRKSAKSPSLDRSGVSDDERSISEQRSPTDDEFEGVLQRKHEWESTTKKASNRSWHKVYMVVRGQSLYVYTDQKSYKAAPDQPYKGETPLDLRGATITVANDYTKKKHVFRVKSQSGSDFLFQAKDDVEMNEWVTVLNQAAQGASGASTSRAHTLPAPTQAETKRRSFFTLKKN from the exons ATGACGACCGACATCTCGGTGGTGCGCGGGGTTTGGGACCCCACGCTACAACAAGAGATTGTCGATGAGTACGAATACGACGGAGGAAACTCGAGCTCGAGACTTTTCGAACGTTCACGGATCAAGGCATTAGCCG GTGAACGTGAACTAGTACAAAAAAAGACTTTCCAGAAATGGGTAAACTCTCATTTAGTTCGGTGTTCGTGCCGAATCGGCGATTTATACGTCGACCTCCGAGACGGGAAGATGCTCATAAAGCTCTTGGAAATCCTGTCCGGAGAACGCTTACCACGACCAACGAAAGGAAAAATGCGAATCCATTGTTTGGAGAATGTCGATAAAGCTTTGCAATTCTTGCGCGAGCAAAGGGTGCACCTGGAGAACATGGGATCCCACGACATAGTCGATGGAAATCCTCGTTTAAGCTTGGGTCTGATCTGGACGATTATTCTTCGATTCCAAATTCAGGATATCACCATCGAGGAGACGGACAATCAGGAAACGAAATCGGCGAAAGACGCTTTGCTCCTTTGGTGTCAGATGAAGACCGCCGGCTACCACAACGTCAACGTGCGAAACTTCACGACGTCCTGGCGCGACGGTTTGGCCTTCAATGCGATCATCCACAAGCATCGTCCCGACTTGATTCAATTCGAGAAGCTCTCGAAATCGAACGCCATTTACAATTTGAACAACGCGTTCAACGTGGCCGAAGACAAGCTCGGTCTCACGAAACTCCTCGACGCCGAGGACATATTCGTCGATCATCCGGACGAGAAGTCGATCATCACCTACGTGGTGACGTACTATCATTACTTCtcgaaaatgaaacaggaaACTGTCCAAGGTAAAAGGATAGGGAAGGTGGTCGGCATCGCGATGGAAAACGATCGTATGATACACGAATACGAGAGCTTGACCAGCGATTTACTGGAATGGATCGAGGGCACCATAGAGGCTCTGGGCGATGGTAGATTCGTAAATTCGCTGGTCGGCGTTCAATCTCAGCTTTCCCAGTTCTCGAATTACCGTACCGTGGAGAAGCCACCGAAGTTCGTTGAAAAAGGTAACCTGGAGGTACTATTGTTTACGCTACAATCGAAAATGCGAGCGAACAATCAAAAACCGTATACACCGAAGGAGGGCAAGATGATCTCGGACATAAACAAAGCGTGGGAGAGGCTGGAGAAGGCCGAGCACGAGCGAGAGTTGACTTTACGCGAGGAATTAATTCGTCAGGAGAAATTGGAGCAGTTGGCTGCGAGGTTCGATCGAAAAGCCAGTATGCGCGAGACCTGGCTCTCCGAGAATCAACGGTTGGTGTCCCAAGACAATTTCGGTTACGATCTTGCCGCGGTGGAGGCCGCGGCCAAGAAGCACGAAGCCATCGAAACCGACATCTTCGCGTACGAGGAACGAGTTCAGGCGGTGATGGCAGTTTCTCAGGAGCTCAAAGCCGAAACCTATCACGACATCAAGCGTATCAACGCCCGCAAGGACAACGTCCTTCGGCTCTGGAATTATCTGATAGAGTTGCTTCACGCTAGGAGAATGAGATTGGAATTGTCGTTGCAGTTGCAGCAGAACTTCCAGGAGATGCTCTACATTCTTGACAGCATGGAAGAGATAAAGATACGTCTACTAACCGACGACTACGGGAAGCACTTAATGGGCGTGGAAGATCTTTTGCAGAAGCATTCACTCGTGGAAGCCGACATCAATGTTTTAGGAGAAAGAGTGAAAGCCGTTGTTCAGCAGAATCAAAGATTCTTGGAACTCGGAGAAGGTTATCGACCGTGTGGCCCGATGATCATCGTCGAACGCGTGCGACAGCTCGAAGATGCCTACGCTGAATTGGTCCGTTTGGCCGTTGAACGTCGTGCCAGGTTAGAGGAGTCTCGCAACCTTTGGCAGTTCTATTGGGACATGGCGGACGAGGAGAATTGGATAAAGGAAAAGGAACAGATCGTATCGACGGGTGACATCGGCCACGATTTGACCACTATAAACTTATTGCTGTCGAAGCACAAAGCATTGGAGAACGAGATCCAGTCGCACGAACCGCAACTGATGTCCGTGGCCGCTGTTGGAGACGAGTTGGTTCGTCAGCAACATTTCGGCTCCGACCGGATCCAAAAAAGACTTCAAGAGTTTCTGGGAATGTGGAATCATCTTCTAGACTTGGCCGCCTTTAGAagaaagcgtttggaggaagcTGTCGACTACCATCAACTGTTCGCGGATGCCGATGACATCGATATTTGGATGCTGGACACTCTGCGGCTCGTTTCGTCGGAAGATGTCGGCAGAGACGAAGCCAATGTTCAATCGTTGTTGAAAAAGCACAAAGATGTCACGGACGAGCTCAAGAACTATGCCGCTACCATCGATCAGCTTCACCAGCAGGCGTCGGCTCTTGGCGAACAAGACGTCAAGTCGCCGGAAGTACTGGAGAGACTCGCTTCTATAGATTCGAGGTACAAAGAACTGATGGAGCTAGCCAAGCTGCGCAAGCAAAGACTTTTGGATGCATTGTCCCTGTACAAACTGTTCAGCGAATCGGACGGAGTCGAGCAATGGATCGGCGAGAAAAATCGAATGCTGGAAACGATGGTCCCCGCCAAGGACATCGAAGACGTCGAGATCATGAAGCATCGTTACAACGGCTTCGAGAAGGAGATGTTCGCGAACGCCTCCCGCGTCGCTGTCGTGAACCAACTGGCGAGACAGCTGTTGCACGTCGAACATCCAAACTCAGAGCAAATAGTCGCTCGCCAGAACGAATTGAACCAGAAGTGGGCCGAATTGCGAGAAAAGGCGGAGAATAAACGCGACGAATTGAATTCCGCGCACGGTGTACAGACCTTCCACATCGAGTGCCGCGAGACCGTGTCCTGGATCGAAGACAAGAAGCGAATCCTCCAGCAAACCGATAGTCTGGAGATGGACTTGACGGGTGTCATGACTTTGCAGCGTCGACTCAGCGGAATGGAACGCGATTTGGCAGCTATACAGGCTAAACTCGATGCTTTGGAGACGGAGGCTCAGAACATTCAGGGTCAGAACTTGGAAGACCCGGAGGTAATTCAAGAAAGGATCACACAAATCCACACGATCTGGGAGCAATTGACTCAGATGTTGAAGGAACGCGACGCCAAGTTGGAGGAAGCGGGTGATTTGCACAGATTTTTGAGAGACCTTGATCACTTCCAAGCCTGGCTGACCAAGACGCAAACGGACGTTGCCAGTGAGGACACTCCGACCACGTTGGCCGACGCTGAAAAATTATTGACGCAGCATCAGAACATCAAGGAAGAAATCGACAACTACACCGACGACTATCAGAAGATGATGGAATACGGCGAGAGATTGACCAGCGAAGCCGGCGACGGTGACACGCAGTACATGTTCTTGAGAGAAAGATTGAACGCTTTGAAGATGGGTTGGGAGGAGTTGCACCAGATGTGGTTCAACCGACAGATTCTGTTGTCGAACTCGTTGAACCTGCAGGTATTCGATCGCGACGCTCGTCAGGCAGAGGTGCTTTTGTCTCAACAAGAGCACATTCTCGCCAAGGACGAAACGCCGGCCAACTTTGAGCAGGCGGAGCATATGATCAAACGTCACGAGGCTTTCATGACAACGATGGACGCGAACGACGAGAAAATCAACTCTGTCGTGCAATTCGCCGGAAGACTTGTCGACGAGGGACACTTCGCGGCAGACAAAGTCAAGAAGAAGGCCGAGAATATCAACGATCGTCGTCGCGTGAATCGCGAGAAGGCTAACCAATACATGGAGAAGTTGAAGGATCAACTGCAGCTCCAGATGTTCTTGCAGGACTGCGAGGAACTGGGTGAATGGGTGCAAGAGAAGCATATCACTGCTCAGGACGAAACCTATAGAAGCGCAAAGACCGTGCACAGTAAATGGACCAGGCATCAAGCCTTCGAGGCGGAGATCGCAAGTAACAAGGACCGTTTGCAGCAGTTGCAACAGGCTGCCGAGGAGTTGATCCAACAGAAGCCAGATTTGGCCGAGATCATCAAACCCAAGGTGGCCGAATTGGCCGATCAATTCGAGGAACTTGAAACTACCACTCACGATAAGGGAGAACGACTCTTCGACGCGAATCGGGAAGTCCTCATCCACCAGACTTGCGACGATATCGATTCTTGGATGAACGAGTTGGAGAAGCAGATCGAGAGTACCGACACTGGTTCCGACTTGGCCTCCGTCAATATCCTGATGCAGAAGCAGCAAATGATCGAGACGCAGATGGCGGTGAAGGCGCGTCAAGTCACGGAACTCGACAAGCAGGCGGAACACTTGCAGCGCACCGTGCCCGACGACAAGATGGAGGAGATCAAATGCAAGAAGGAGAAGGTCGCACAGAGATTCGCCCAGCTGAAGGCGCCTTTGATCGATCGTCAGCGTCACctcgagaagaagaaggaggcgtTCCAGTTCAGGCGCGACGTAGAGGACGAGAAACTCTGGATCGCCGAAAAGATGCCGCAGGCCACCAGCACCGAGTACGGGAACTCTTTGTTCAACGTGCACATGTTGAAGAAGAAGAACCAATCGTTGCGCACGGAGATCGAGAATCACGAACCTAGGATCAACCTGGTCTGCAATAACGGACAGAAATTGATCGACGAGGAACACGAGGACAGTTCCGAGTTCCAGAAGCTTATATCCGAATTGACCGAGAAATGGAAGGAGTTAAAGGACGCCGTGGACAATAGGAACAAGCATCTGCTTCAAAACGAGAAAGCACAGCAGTACTTTTTCGACGCGACCGAGGCGGAGTCCTGGATGAGCGAGCAAGAACTGTACATGATGGTGGAAGATCGTGGCAAGGACGAGATCTCTGCTCAGAATCTGATGAAGAAACACGAATCGCTGGAGCACGCCGTCGAAGACTACGCGGAGACGATCCGTCAGCTGGGAGAAACCGCCAGGCAACTTATCAACGATCAACATCGTCTCGCCGATCAGATTGCCGTCAAGCAGTCACAGGTGGACAAGTTGTACGCCGGCTTGAAAGATCTGGCCGGTGAACGACGAGCCAAGCTGGACGAAGCCCTTCAACTCTTTATGCTCAATAGAGAGGTGGACGATTTGGAACAATGGATCGCGGAGAGAGAACTGGTCGCCGGTAGTCACGAGTTGGGCCAGGATTACGACCATGTGACGCTCTTGTGGGAAAGATTCAAAGAGTTCGCTCGAGACACGGAAGCGATAGGCTCCGAAAGAGTCGCTGCGGTGAACGGCATCGCCGATTCGTTGATCGCGACTGGTCACTCCGACGCAGCGACCATCGCCGAATGGAAGGACGGTTTGAACGAGGTCTGGCAAGATTTGCTCGAGTTGATCGAGACGCGCACGCAGATGCTGCAGGCCAGCCGTGAACTCCACAAATTCTTCCACGATTGCAAGGATGTGCTTGGGAGAATCCTCGAGAAACAGAACGCCATGTCCGATGAGCTTGGTCGCGACGCTGGCTCCGTGTCTGCTCTTCAACGGAAGCACGCCAATTTCATTCAAGATCTGTCCACGCTCCAGAGTCAAGTGTCGCAAATCCAGGAGGAATCTGCTAAATTACAGGCAAGCTATGCCGGCGACAAAGCCAGAGAGATAACGAATCGCGAGGGAGAAGTTGTGGCTTCTTGGAACAATCTTCAGTCTCTATGCGAGGAAAGAAGAACGAAACTGGAGGACACCGGTGATCTGTTCCGCTTCTTCAACATGGTTAGGACTCTAATGATCTGGATGGACGACGTTGTGCGTCAGATGAACACCTCTGAGAAGCCTCGCGACGTTGCCGGTGTCGAGCTCCTGATGAATAATCATCAGAGTTTAAAGGCCGAGATAGACGCCCGAGAGGACAACCTAATGGCGTGTCTCAATCTTGGAAAAGACTTGTTAGCTAGGAACCATTACGCCAGTACTCAGATCAAGGAGAAATTAGCAGCTCTTACCGATCATAGAAACGCATTGTTGCACAGATGGGAAGAACGTTGGGAGAATTTGCAGCTTA TTCTGGAAGTCTATCAATTCGCTAGGGATGCAGCGGTAGCCGAGGCATGGTTGATCGCTCAAGAATCGTATCTTATGAGTCAAGAACTTGGC CACACGATCGACGAAGTTGAGAATCTAATTAAGAAACACGAAGCGTTTGAAAAATCAGCAGCTGCGCAAGAAGAAAGGTTCAGTGCCTTGCATCGACTCACCACG TTTGAGTTGAAAGAATTGAAGAGGAGAGAACAGGAACGGGAGGAAGAAGAGAGACGTAAGAAAGAGGAAGCCGCAGCAGCCGAAGCAGCTCGATTAGCTAAAGCAACGCCGGTAACTAGTCCGGATGAACCGCCCAGTGAAAG AGCCGAAGCTGAAGGTGTACCTAGTGGAGAACGTACCACCGGCGAAGACGAATCACATG TGGCACATCGCAAGGCTTCTACACGTACACCACAGCCTCAAGATAAACCCAAGGAAG TGCATGCTCAGAAACCTGCACGTCTATCTATGCGAGGAGAAGCAACACCACCCGCCACCCCCTCGTCCGCGAAATCTGCACAAGGTCTGTCCAGTCCAACAA CTCCGAAAGGTGGAAGCGGTTCCGAGTCTGGTACTTTAAGACGTAAGGAACGTAGTCGCAGCAAGTCACCATTCAGAAGTTTCCGCTGGAGAAAGTCTGCCAAGTCGCCGAGTTTAGATCGCAGTGGCGTGAGTGATGATGAACGCAGCATTTCCG AACAACGAAGCCCTACCGACGACGAATTCGAAGGTGTATTGCAAAGAAAACACGAGTGGGAAAGCACAACCAAGAAGGCGTCCAATCGATCCTGGCACAAGGTGTACATGGTTGTTCGTGGGCAAAGTTTGTACGTATATACGGACCAAAAGTCGTACAAGGCTGCGCCCGATCAACCGTACAAGGGAGAAACTCCTCTTGACCTGAGAGGCGCGACTATTACCGTAGCAAACGATTACACTAAGAAGAAACATGTCTTCCGAGTAAA